The following DNA comes from Streptomyces sp. Ag109_O5-10.
CCCACGTTCATTGACCGACCCGGCGCGGCTCTTTAGCGTGCTGAGAGGCCTGGCAACGCACCGAGGTGCGTGACGTGGGGCCTGTGGCACTGACCCATGGAGACACGAGATGGCGGTACAGCTCAACACGCGGGTGCGGGGGGCAAGCGAATACGTCTGCCCGATGGCGCCCGTCGCCGGTGCCGTTCCGGACGTGCGCCGCCGGGCCGGCGCGGTTCTGGCCGCCTGGAAGGTGTCCCCGGACGTCATCGAGGACGCGCTGCTGGTGGTGTCGGAACTGCTGACCAACGCGATCGTCCACGCACTGCCCCCGGCGGTGCTGCGGCTGTCCTGGACGCGCGACGCCGGTCTCGGCACGCTGCGCGTCGAGGTCACCGACTCGGGTCCCGCGCGTACGGCGGGAGAGCCGCCCGAGGGGATAGACCCCGACGAGCACGGCCGGGGCGAGGAGATCGTCCACGCCCTGGCGACCCGTTACGGCATCCACACCCACCCGGGCGCAGTCACCCGATGGGCCGACCTCGTCGCGGTGTGAGCGCCCCGGAGGCGCGCGGGGAACTGCGCGACCGACCACGACGGCGTCGCCGGCGACGGACGACTCGCACCCCCTGCCGTCAGCGGCCGGCCCCCGACGAGAACGCGCCGGCGAACCGCCTTCCCCCGTCCGCGTCAAACGCGACGGGCCGGGTGCGTGACGCCACCGGGACGGACTCGTGGTCGCCACGCCCCTCCGGTCCCCGGACGGCCGCCGCACCCTTTTCCTCGTCCTCCGACGCGGACGGAACCGGTTCCGTCCCGTCCTGCATGCGCAGCAGGAGCAGCGCCGCGTCGTCGTGCAGCCGTCCGCCCACGTGCGCGAGCAGTTCGTCGTGGACCGCGGAGAGGATGTGCTCCGGGTCGCCGGACACGTGGCGGGCCACCCGCTCGGCCAGCGGATAGAACTCGCGAGCCGGGTCGCGGGCCTCGATGACCCCGTCGGTGTAGAGCAGCAGCTGGTCGCCCTCGGCGAAGGGCAGGATCTCCAGGCAGGGCGGCTCGTCGACGAGCACGCGCAGGCCGAGCGGCGGAGCCGGGCGGGTGGCCTCGACCGCGGTGACGCCCCCCGAAGCGGTGATCAGCAGGGGCGACGCGTGTCCGCAGTTGACCACTTCGAGCTGGCCGGCCCGCGGGTGTCCCACGACGATCGCGGTGACGAAGTCGTCGGGGCCGAGGTTGCGCGCCAGGCTCCGCTCGATCCTGCCGACGACGGCGAGGAGATCGGGCTCGTCGTATGCGGCCTCGCGGAAGACACCGAGGACGAGCGCGGCGACCTCCACGGCCGGCAGCCCCTTGCCGCGTACGTCGCCGACGATCAGCCGCACCCCGTGCGGGGTCTGCACCAGGGCGTAGAGATCACCGCCGATGCGGGCCTCCGCCGCCGCCGCGCTGTAGCGGACCGCCACCCGGAACGGGCCGACGGTCTTCGGGATGGGCTTGAGGACGGCGTGCTGGGCGGCCTCCGCGACCGAGCGGACGGCGGCGAGCACCCGTTCCCGGCGGCCGCGCAGCGCGCTGGCCAGAGCACTGGCCAGGGTGACGGCCACGAGCGCGGAGAGCACGGCCGCCAGCTCGCGCCCCGAACCCGCCTCCCGGGACCCCAGGGTCGCGCCCAGCGCCACGGCCAGGACTCCGACGCACAGGACGCCCCGGTGTCCGTTGGTGCTGGCGGCAAGTGCCGGTCCGGCCGCCAGCAGGGGCAGCCAGAACATCCCCGACCCGCCGACGACGTCGACGAGCGCGATGCCCAGGACGATCAGAACCGGTGCCACGGGCATTCCGGCGGCCAGCTGGGAGAAGGCACGCCTGGTGACCGGCGTCCCAGGACCGGTCCCCGTTTTCCTGAGCGGCCGGAACGGCCAGTGGTTGCCACCATGGTCTCGCGCCTGCCTCATGTCTCTGCCCGTAATCCTCACCCACGTGGCCGTTAAGACCGACTTATCCGTTTCATCCAGGAAAGAGGTTCGGTCAGCGAGCCACAAGGAGTGGGATTTCAGATAGTGAGCGAGAGGCCCCGGGTGACGCGGGCCGCGGTCGGGAGCAGCCGGGCCCGGACCTCCTGCAGGCGGGAGAGCCGTTCCGCCGGGAGGGAGACGCCGAGCGAGCCGAGGACGTCGCCGCGGTAGACGGGCACGGCGACGCACACCGTGCCCAGCGCGTACTCCTCGAGGTCGGTGACGGCTGGTGCCATGGGGGAGGCGTCGATGTTGCGGATCAGCTCCGGGAGGGTGGTGATGGTCCGCGGCGTCAGGTCGGCGAGGTCGTGCCGGGAGAGGTACTCGCGGCGGGCCTCCTCGTCCAGTTCGCGCAGCACGGACTTGCCCAGCGCGGTGGCGTGCCCGGCGTCCTCGAACCCCACCCAGAGGTCGGCCCGGGGGGTGCGGGGGCCGTCGACGATCTCGGCCACGCTGATCTCGCCTTCCTCGTAGAACGTGAGGTAGGTGGCGGTGCCCAGCTCGTCACGGAGCGCGGCCAGTGCCGGCCGGACCCGGCTGAGCAGCGCCTGGCACTGCCCCGTGGTGTGCAGCGTGCCCAGCTTGTCGCCGAGGACGAAGCCGCCGTCGGCCAGTTTCCGCAGGTAGCCGTCGTGGACCATCGTGCGCAACAGGTGATAGGCGGTGGCCAGCGGCAGGCCCGTCTCCCGGGCCAGCTGCTTCGCGGGCGCGCCGTTCTCGTGCGCGCTCACCGACTCCAGCAGACGGAAGGCTCGCTGCACCGACGTGATGAGCGTGGGCTCGTGAACGCTCATGCCACCAGCGTGCCCCCGTCTCCCCGGGCAGGCAAGGCACAGGGCTCGCGGCTCAGCGCCCCCGCGTGCCGAGCGGGACGTGGGGATCGCCGATCACGCGGTCGACGATGTGCGTGGCGGCGCCGCGGGCCACGGCGGCTGAACCCGGGCGGAGACGGCGTACTGGCCCGTCCCCGGGGTCGGGGACGCGAGCAGCCGGG
Coding sequences within:
- a CDS encoding IclR family transcriptional regulator, with protein sequence MSVHEPTLITSVQRAFRLLESVSAHENGAPAKQLARETGLPLATAYHLLRTMVHDGYLRKLADGGFVLGDKLGTLHTTGQCQALLSRVRPALAALRDELGTATYLTFYEEGEISVAEIVDGPRTPRADLWVGFEDAGHATALGKSVLRELDEEARREYLSRHDLADLTPRTITTLPELIRNIDASPMAPAVTDLEEYALGTVCVAVPVYRGDVLGSLGVSLPAERLSRLQEVRARLLPTAARVTRGLSLTI
- a CDS encoding PP2C family protein-serine/threonine phosphatase, whose product is MRQARDHGGNHWPFRPLRKTGTGPGTPVTRRAFSQLAAGMPVAPVLIVLGIALVDVVGGSGMFWLPLLAAGPALAASTNGHRGVLCVGVLAVALGATLGSREAGSGRELAAVLSALVAVTLASALASALRGRRERVLAAVRSVAEAAQHAVLKPIPKTVGPFRVAVRYSAAAAEARIGGDLYALVQTPHGVRLIVGDVRGKGLPAVEVAALVLGVFREAAYDEPDLLAVVGRIERSLARNLGPDDFVTAIVVGHPRAGQLEVVNCGHASPLLITASGGVTAVEATRPAPPLGLRVLVDEPPCLEILPFAEGDQLLLYTDGVIEARDPAREFYPLAERVARHVSGDPEHILSAVHDELLAHVGGRLHDDAALLLLRMQDGTEPVPSASEDEEKGAAAVRGPEGRGDHESVPVASRTRPVAFDADGGRRFAGAFSSGAGR
- a CDS encoding ATP-binding protein; translated protein: MAVQLNTRVRGASEYVCPMAPVAGAVPDVRRRAGAVLAAWKVSPDVIEDALLVVSELLTNAIVHALPPAVLRLSWTRDAGLGTLRVEVTDSGPARTAGEPPEGIDPDEHGRGEEIVHALATRYGIHTHPGAVTRWADLVAV